From Candidatus Amarolinea dominans, a single genomic window includes:
- a CDS encoding DNRLRE domain-containing protein has product MQRTQWSRVFNPMLIVLLLVTTFLVAPATGGASSQISGQPTLRAAANNGDDGPPAPINRTKGYRQPTQDDPYARDDWFYSRRTAGDPNFSVAQAAEKRAEAAQQFSVMQRTIGPAAPSAFDGAWTNVGPDPIVQVGRSGPGYFLGMSGRIGALAIRSSEPYTIYLGAAQGGVWISSTLTTAWTPKTDDLPSLAIGALALAPSNEDIVYVGTGEGALSGDSYYGNGLLKSTDAGNSFFQVSGAAFNQVSISNVAVDPTNADHLFVSTLRGRGGNRRVSPPNPTPFGIWESSDGGITWTDRYTTTVASRGATALVMDPQNAAVLYATYWNQGIMKSTDGGMSWFEAMNGLPSNANYPAAATRFALAISHPAGQASATLYTGFEWVDTDGNSHPSTVWKSTDDANTWSETSTAVVAGYCGSQCFYDNVLAADPTNADIVYAGGMFDYGSGTGGIYRSMDGGATWLDMGWNQHPDFHAIAIRNDAPNNVVIGNDGGVWSSANYGGRTNPGDPIDAADWANLNGTVDPNTAGVTARTGLAIGQFTSVAQHPTNVNRFYGGTQDNGTMRKSGVSNSWFDYAGGDGGQVIVDPNNPNYVYGTYYGVSPYRFSDGMLGSFFSNMSIANGINTNDRSEFYVPMAMDPQFTERLYLGTYRLYRTDNRGDLWTTASGDLTSGCSGAAPNGARGCVISAIGPTAGSPAVYVGALDGYINLSTDATAAAPVWERVDKAPLPARPVTSFAVDNSNYRVAYAAFAGFSAATPATPGHVFKTTDAGATWTDISSNLPDIPVNSIIQDAGHAGTLYVGTDIGPLMTADDGASWLPMGAGFPVVAIWQLNLNTGTRQIVAGTHGRGVWKLADADPRPALQVRAFTSDQPVGPGSLLTFNLKIKNGGNAAATGVQVSNPVPANTTFVGADNGGALAGDMVVWSGLAVDAGTTLELSFTVQIAGGLTTGDVITNDGTVVTSAEGAGATGSPSTVVMSPAYDVSAVADHTLDGGGPSAVVRYMITVRNTGYSEDTYYLKAAKEYWPTTVWNGDFSSQIAYLGPLAPGASAQVGVQVRVPATATNGLEDITYFKAISLAEHNVQARLELRTIAVTSDILVVDGDTGAIDVESFYTDALTAAGYSFNYWDLAADPNIPTGYLNAHRAVVWFTGVAYPGPLLPYEAQLAGFLDNGGSLFLSGMDVLDQAAGTTDFVHDYLHIAWDGSEIQNDIPMTVASAVAGNPVTGGMGDVPVNNAAVGYSDYNDQVTPVEPAMAAFLDDTGEPTALTVGDNGYRVVFLGFPFEAFGDAAQRADLMGRAMNYFLPPPMNYQLTLQNGLDGYAGASDTFINAWMPTTNYGNGANLYVRQPNTKSILIRFDLAGISRRATVTSARIGIWVTYVSDSVHDYSPVMLNVYEMYRPWTEAGATWNEADAGMGWEAPGARGRSDRAHLPAVQQTGYRRTGQWMWFDIAPLVQQWIADPGGNNGLIITANGDVNAEIEYIASDFADTTVRPQMRMTYTAP; this is encoded by the coding sequence ATGCAACGCACCCAGTGGTCTCGTGTCTTCAACCCAATGCTGATCGTCCTGCTCCTGGTCACGACGTTCCTGGTCGCGCCGGCGACCGGAGGCGCCAGCAGCCAGATCAGCGGTCAGCCAACGTTACGCGCCGCCGCCAACAACGGCGACGACGGCCCACCAGCCCCCATCAACCGAACCAAGGGCTACCGCCAGCCGACGCAGGATGACCCCTACGCCCGCGATGATTGGTTCTACTCGCGGCGCACGGCCGGCGATCCGAACTTCAGCGTGGCGCAGGCCGCTGAGAAGCGCGCCGAAGCTGCCCAGCAGTTCAGCGTGATGCAGAGGACGATCGGCCCCGCCGCGCCCAGCGCCTTCGACGGCGCCTGGACCAACGTCGGCCCTGACCCCATCGTACAGGTGGGCCGCAGCGGTCCCGGCTACTTCCTCGGTATGTCCGGGCGCATCGGCGCCCTTGCCATCCGTTCCAGCGAACCGTACACGATCTACCTGGGCGCGGCCCAGGGCGGCGTCTGGATTTCTTCTACCCTGACCACGGCCTGGACACCCAAGACCGATGATCTGCCTTCGCTGGCGATTGGCGCGCTTGCGCTGGCTCCATCCAATGAAGACATCGTCTACGTCGGCACCGGTGAAGGTGCGCTCTCTGGCGATAGCTACTACGGCAACGGTCTGCTCAAGTCTACCGACGCCGGCAACTCGTTCTTCCAGGTGAGCGGCGCCGCCTTCAACCAGGTTTCGATCTCCAACGTCGCCGTGGATCCCACCAACGCTGACCATCTCTTCGTGTCCACCCTGCGCGGCCGCGGCGGCAACCGTCGCGTCAGCCCGCCCAACCCGACGCCCTTTGGCATCTGGGAATCGAGCGACGGCGGCATCACCTGGACCGACCGTTATACCACCACCGTGGCCAGCCGCGGCGCCACCGCCCTGGTGATGGACCCACAGAACGCGGCCGTACTCTATGCCACGTACTGGAACCAGGGCATCATGAAGTCCACTGATGGCGGCATGAGTTGGTTCGAGGCGATGAACGGCTTGCCCAGCAACGCCAACTACCCGGCTGCGGCCACACGCTTCGCCCTGGCCATTTCGCACCCGGCCGGTCAGGCCTCCGCCACGCTCTACACCGGCTTCGAATGGGTGGATACCGATGGCAACAGCCACCCCTCCACGGTCTGGAAATCCACGGATGATGCCAACACGTGGAGCGAAACCAGCACCGCTGTGGTTGCCGGCTACTGCGGATCGCAGTGTTTCTATGACAACGTGCTGGCCGCAGATCCGACCAATGCCGACATCGTCTATGCCGGCGGCATGTTCGACTATGGCAGCGGCACCGGCGGCATCTACCGTTCGATGGACGGCGGCGCCACCTGGCTCGACATGGGCTGGAATCAGCACCCGGACTTTCACGCCATCGCGATCCGCAACGACGCGCCCAACAACGTGGTGATCGGCAACGACGGCGGCGTCTGGTCGTCGGCCAACTATGGCGGACGCACCAACCCTGGCGACCCCATTGATGCGGCCGACTGGGCCAATCTCAATGGCACTGTGGACCCGAACACGGCCGGCGTGACTGCACGCACCGGCCTGGCGATCGGGCAGTTCACCAGTGTTGCGCAGCATCCGACCAATGTCAACCGTTTCTACGGTGGTACGCAAGACAACGGCACGATGCGCAAGTCGGGCGTCAGCAATAGCTGGTTCGACTATGCCGGCGGCGACGGCGGCCAGGTGATTGTAGACCCCAACAATCCGAACTATGTCTACGGCACCTACTACGGCGTTTCTCCCTATCGCTTCAGCGACGGTATGTTAGGCTCGTTCTTCAGCAACATGAGCATCGCCAATGGCATCAACACGAACGATCGCTCTGAGTTCTATGTCCCCATGGCCATGGATCCGCAGTTCACAGAGCGGCTCTACCTCGGCACCTATCGCCTGTATCGCACCGACAACCGTGGCGACCTGTGGACGACCGCCAGCGGTGATCTGACCTCAGGTTGCAGCGGCGCGGCTCCCAACGGCGCGCGCGGCTGCGTCATCAGCGCCATTGGCCCCACGGCCGGTTCACCCGCCGTGTACGTCGGCGCGTTGGACGGCTACATCAACCTGTCAACCGACGCCACGGCCGCCGCGCCTGTATGGGAGCGCGTGGACAAGGCGCCGCTGCCGGCCCGCCCGGTGACCTCCTTCGCCGTGGACAACTCGAACTATCGCGTGGCCTATGCCGCCTTCGCCGGCTTCAGCGCAGCCACCCCGGCTACCCCAGGCCACGTCTTCAAGACCACCGATGCTGGCGCCACCTGGACCGACATCAGCAGCAACCTGCCTGACATCCCGGTCAACTCGATCATCCAGGATGCCGGTCACGCGGGCACCCTCTATGTCGGCACCGACATTGGGCCGCTGATGACCGCCGATGATGGCGCTTCCTGGCTGCCGATGGGCGCGGGCTTCCCGGTGGTTGCCATCTGGCAACTGAACCTGAACACGGGCACGCGTCAGATCGTGGCCGGCACCCACGGCCGCGGTGTGTGGAAACTGGCTGATGCCGATCCGCGCCCGGCCTTGCAGGTGCGCGCCTTCACGTCCGACCAGCCGGTTGGCCCTGGCAGCCTGTTGACCTTCAATCTGAAGATCAAGAACGGCGGCAATGCGGCGGCAACCGGTGTGCAGGTCAGCAACCCGGTGCCGGCCAACACGACCTTCGTGGGCGCGGACAATGGCGGCGCCCTGGCTGGCGATATGGTTGTCTGGAGCGGCCTGGCGGTGGACGCCGGGACCACGCTGGAACTCAGTTTCACCGTGCAAATTGCCGGCGGTTTGACCACCGGCGACGTCATCACCAATGACGGCACGGTCGTCACCTCGGCTGAAGGCGCCGGCGCTACCGGCAGCCCCAGCACCGTTGTGATGTCGCCCGCCTATGATGTGTCCGCGGTGGCTGACCACACCCTCGATGGCGGCGGTCCGTCCGCGGTGGTGCGCTACATGATCACCGTGCGCAACACGGGTTACAGCGAAGACACCTACTACCTGAAGGCGGCCAAGGAGTACTGGCCGACCACCGTCTGGAACGGTGACTTCAGCAGCCAGATCGCCTATCTCGGCCCGTTGGCGCCCGGCGCCAGCGCCCAGGTTGGCGTGCAGGTGCGCGTGCCGGCCACCGCCACCAACGGTCTGGAGGACATCACCTACTTCAAGGCGATCTCCCTGGCCGAACACAATGTGCAGGCTCGCCTGGAACTGCGCACCATCGCGGTCACTTCCGATATCCTGGTCGTGGATGGCGACACCGGCGCGATTGACGTGGAGTCCTTCTACACCGACGCGCTGACCGCCGCCGGCTACAGTTTCAACTACTGGGACCTGGCCGCTGACCCCAACATCCCGACCGGGTATCTCAACGCTCATCGGGCAGTTGTCTGGTTTACCGGCGTGGCCTACCCCGGACCCCTGCTTCCCTACGAAGCGCAGTTGGCCGGCTTCCTGGACAACGGCGGTAGCCTCTTCCTCTCCGGCATGGATGTCCTGGATCAGGCGGCCGGCACCACCGACTTTGTGCATGATTACCTGCACATTGCCTGGGACGGCAGCGAGATTCAGAACGACATTCCGATGACGGTCGCTTCGGCTGTGGCCGGCAATCCGGTCACCGGCGGTATGGGCGATGTGCCGGTCAACAACGCGGCTGTGGGCTATTCCGACTACAACGACCAGGTGACGCCCGTCGAACCGGCGATGGCGGCCTTCCTGGATGACACCGGCGAGCCGACCGCGCTCACCGTGGGCGACAACGGCTATCGGGTGGTCTTCCTGGGCTTCCCGTTCGAGGCCTTTGGCGATGCCGCCCAACGCGCCGACCTGATGGGCCGCGCGATGAACTACTTCCTGCCGCCGCCCATGAACTACCAGCTGACACTGCAGAACGGCCTGGATGGCTACGCAGGCGCCAGCGACACCTTCATCAACGCCTGGATGCCGACAACCAACTATGGCAACGGCGCCAACCTCTACGTGCGCCAGCCAAACACCAAGAGCATCCTGATCCGTTTCGACCTGGCGGGCATCAGCCGCCGGGCCACGGTCACCAGTGCGCGCATCGGCATCTGGGTCACTTATGTCAGTGACTCAGTTCACGACTACTCGCCGGTGATGCTCAACGTGTATGAGATGTATCGCCCGTGGACTGAAGCCGGCGCCACCTGGAACGAGGCGGATGCCGGCATGGGCTGGGAAGCGCCAGGCGCGCGTGGCCGCTCCGACCGTGCGCACCTGCCCGCGGTGCAGCAGACCGGTTACCGCCGCACCGGCCAGTGGATGTGGTTCGACATCGCGCCGCTGGTGCAGCAGTGGATCGCCGACCCAGGCGGCAACAACGGCCTCATCATCACCGCCAACGGCGACGTCAACGCCGAGATCGAGTACATCGCCTCGGACTTCGCGGACACCACGGTGCGGCCGCAAATGCGGATGACTTACACCGCGCCTTGA
- a CDS encoding RHS repeat-associated core domain-containing protein, with translation MGSTTVTANGASGERTAELWYKPWGETRGATDAATPTKRRFTGQVLDEVAGGLYFYNARYYDPALGRFTQADTLIPQPQNPQSLNRYAYAANNSLRFSDPSGHAAVCGTSADGGCGTTPPRSSKPVIVPLPAPTPPLGTPTPGQVIADQGGTANSWSWDALFSPDTVVTLYKGAEDISGYTFGFVNTREGYSIYKVVGRNGQEYWVAAGSAAALRRIGLNPGVANSSRAMNAIRAAGRGGDGPFLLAGGLASVGPNLIAHAGHGDFFSKNTVTDLIVDTGGWAFSEGVGLAGAALGAAMGVAPLIFVGEVVGSVGGSVYWDNKVAPGARARVRMWLR, from the coding sequence CTGGGTAGCACGACGGTGACGGCCAATGGCGCCAGCGGTGAGCGCACGGCGGAGTTGTGGTACAAGCCGTGGGGTGAGACTCGCGGGGCGACCGATGCAGCGACGCCGACGAAGCGCCGCTTCACCGGGCAGGTGCTGGACGAGGTGGCGGGCGGGTTGTATTTCTACAACGCGAGATACTACGACCCGGCGCTGGGGCGGTTCACTCAGGCCGATACACTGATCCCCCAGCCGCAAAATCCGCAAAGTCTGAATAGATACGCCTACGCGGCCAATAATTCTCTCAGGTTCAGCGACCCCAGCGGACACGCAGCGGTATGTGGCACAAGCGCAGATGGTGGTTGTGGTACCACGCCTCCCAGATCATCCAAGCCAGTGATAGTGCCGTTGCCGGCTCCAACACCACCGCTAGGTACGCCAACGCCAGGGCAAGTCATTGCTGACCAGGGAGGAACAGCGAATTCCTGGAGTTGGGACGCCTTGTTTTCACCAGACACGGTAGTTACTCTATACAAGGGAGCGGAAGATATCTCCGGCTATACGTTTGGGTTCGTGAATACCAGGGAAGGATACTCAATCTACAAGGTTGTTGGCAGGAATGGTCAGGAATACTGGGTGGCGGCCGGTTCTGCTGCCGCATTGCGCAGAATTGGACTCAATCCCGGAGTGGCAAATAGCTCACGTGCCATGAACGCAATACGGGCTGCAGGACGAGGCGGCGATGGCCCTTTTCTCCTCGCTGGTGGTCTTGCGTCTGTTGGACCAAATCTGATTGCCCACGCTGGCCACGGAGATTTTTTCAGCAAGAACACCGTGACCGATCTTATCGTTGACACGGGTGGGTGGGCATTCTCAGAAGGTGTTGGATTGGCAGGTGCAGCGCTGGGAGCAGCCATGGGGGTTGCTCCCTTGATTTTTGTGGGAGAAGTCGTGGGCTCTGTAGGTGGAAGTGTGTATTGGGATAACAAGGTCGCTCCGGGTGCGAGAGCAAGGGTTCGAATGTGGCTTCGATAG
- a CDS encoding recombinase family protein: protein MLDLAAVCDTLIADHDGVYHPRQFNDRLLLGLKGTMSEAELHILKQRLEEGRLRQVERGAYRQVLPTGLGRAADGRVEKDPRERVRGSIELVLAKFAELGSCGQVLHYLRRAELLLPRRQLHGAVRGEIVWKPPTDTAIYEIVRNPAYAGAFVYGRRRHTPGQPPAVRGRRPQEEWIAIVCDVYPAYITWAQYEANQAQLVRNGQRTGGADLRAVGATREGPGLLQGLAVCGHCGYHRQVMYKEGYHHYPCQNMRRRYGVAACPTIHGPRVDAAVTQAFFAALRPANLDVLAEVLAAQRTEQEQLTAQWAAQVKQAEYEAQRAQRQYSQVEPENRLVAGELERRWEEKLRQLRNVEETAQRWRERNSAPQKITPGACVSNLPTSRRTCPQYGKVAHLHSAKPCCAAWSSG from the coding sequence TTGCTTGACTTGGCGGCTGTATGCGACACGCTGATTGCCGACCACGACGGCGTCTACCATCCGCGGCAATTCAACGACCGGCTCTTGTTGGGACTGAAGGGGACAATGAGTGAGGCAGAACTCCACATTCTGAAGCAACGATTGGAAGAGGGACGGCTGCGGCAAGTGGAACGGGGAGCATACCGCCAGGTGTTGCCGACGGGACTGGGACGGGCCGCCGACGGGCGGGTGGAGAAAGACCCGAGAGAGCGGGTGCGCGGGAGCATCGAGTTGGTGCTGGCAAAATTCGCCGAATTGGGGAGTTGCGGGCAGGTGTTGCACTACCTGCGGCGCGCAGAACTGCTGCTACCGCGTCGCCAGCTGCATGGAGCAGTGCGCGGAGAGATCGTGTGGAAGCCACCAACAGACACGGCGATCTACGAGATCGTGCGCAATCCGGCCTATGCAGGTGCGTTTGTGTATGGGCGAAGGCGCCACACGCCGGGGCAACCGCCAGCCGTGCGGGGGCGTCGGCCGCAAGAGGAATGGATCGCCATTGTGTGCGACGTCTACCCGGCCTACATTACGTGGGCGCAGTACGAAGCGAACCAGGCGCAGTTGGTCCGGAATGGACAGCGCACCGGCGGTGCAGATCTACGCGCGGTGGGCGCAACACGGGAAGGGCCTGGTTTGCTGCAAGGACTGGCGGTGTGCGGACACTGCGGCTACCATCGTCAAGTGATGTACAAAGAAGGTTATCACCACTACCCGTGCCAGAACATGCGGCGCCGGTACGGCGTGGCGGCCTGTCCCACGATTCACGGGCCCAGGGTGGACGCGGCGGTCACACAAGCCTTCTTTGCGGCCCTGCGCCCGGCCAACCTCGACGTACTGGCAGAGGTATTAGCGGCACAGCGCACAGAACAGGAACAGCTGACGGCGCAATGGGCCGCACAGGTCAAGCAAGCCGAGTACGAAGCGCAGCGGGCGCAGCGGCAGTACAGCCAGGTCGAGCCGGAGAACCGACTGGTGGCGGGCGAACTGGAGCGGCGCTGGGAGGAAAAGCTACGCCAGTTACGCAACGTCGAGGAAACGGCGCAGCGCTGGCGTGAACGCAACAGTGCGCCGCAGAAGATCACGCCCGGAGCCTGCGTGAGCAATTTGCCCACCTCTCGGCGCACCTGCCCGCAGTATGGGAAGGTTGCACACCTGCACAGCGCAAAACCCTGCTGCGCAGCCTGGTCGAGCGGGTGA
- a CDS encoding recombinase family protein → MSEKHLARMAYVYIRQSTLQQVVRNPESQVNQRQMVGRAIGLGWSAERIEVIDEDQGRSGSDSASRSGFQRLVTEVSMGRVGIIIGYEVSRLRGTTETGIICLTWRLYATR, encoded by the coding sequence GTGAGCGAGAAGCACTTGGCGCGGATGGCTTACGTCTATATTCGGCAATCCACGCTCCAGCAAGTGGTACGCAACCCGGAGAGCCAGGTCAACCAACGGCAGATGGTGGGGCGGGCGATTGGGTTGGGGTGGTCGGCGGAGCGCATCGAGGTGATAGACGAAGATCAAGGGCGCTCAGGCAGCGACAGCGCAAGTCGGAGCGGATTCCAACGACTGGTGACGGAAGTCAGCATGGGGCGGGTCGGCATCATCATCGGCTACGAAGTATCGCGCCTGCGCGGAACAACGGAGACTGGTATCATTTGCTTGACTTGGCGGCTGTATGCGACACGCTGA
- a CDS encoding recombinase family protein, whose product MTSPTKIQPGHLARQAVVYIRQPTPGQVKEHLASQDLQYQLAQRAVSLGWPTEQVQIIDDDLGKSGISSAERTGFQTLVTAVGLAQVGIILVTDVSRLARNCADWYRLLDLASLCATLISDSAGIYDPRLFDDRLLLGLKGTFAEAQWYNMRTHLTAALFNKARRGELALRLPVGYDRLADGRVVLTADRQVQDAIRLVFALFRQLGSAHRILHYCHDHQLTLPYLTSDGLGGRLVAWRPADFTTIYQILKRPIYAGVYAYGRTQGQHLPGSQGKVRRQRLPQEKWIVLKPDAHEGYITWAEYQENQKQLAENRQLAPMAAAGPAREGRPCLHGIVLCARCGARCTCVTATSRSTSARRSAKPWPSLAANVSA is encoded by the coding sequence ATGACCAGCCCGACTAAGATTCAACCCGGCCATCTGGCTCGTCAAGCCGTGGTCTACATTCGCCAGCCCACTCCCGGTCAGGTCAAAGAGCACCTGGCGAGTCAGGACCTGCAATACCAGCTCGCCCAACGCGCCGTCAGCCTCGGTTGGCCCACAGAGCAGGTGCAGATCATTGACGATGACCTGGGCAAATCCGGCATCTCCAGCGCCGAGCGGACCGGCTTTCAGACGTTGGTTACCGCCGTTGGCCTCGCCCAGGTTGGCATCATTTTGGTCACCGATGTCTCGCGCCTGGCCCGCAACTGCGCTGACTGGTATAGGCTTCTCGATCTGGCCTCTCTCTGCGCCACCCTGATCTCCGATTCCGCCGGAATCTACGACCCGCGCCTGTTCGATGACCGTCTGCTGCTCGGCCTCAAGGGCACCTTTGCCGAAGCCCAGTGGTACAACATGCGCACCCACCTGACCGCCGCACTCTTCAACAAAGCCAGACGCGGCGAACTTGCCTTACGTCTGCCGGTGGGGTATGATCGGCTTGCAGATGGCCGAGTCGTGCTGACCGCCGACCGCCAGGTGCAGGACGCCATCCGCCTGGTCTTTGCGCTCTTTCGCCAATTGGGCAGTGCGCACCGCATCCTGCACTACTGCCACGACCACCAACTGACCCTGCCGTACCTGACATCTGATGGGTTAGGGGGGCGCCTGGTGGCGTGGCGGCCGGCCGATTTCACCACCATCTATCAGATATTGAAACGCCCCATCTATGCTGGCGTCTATGCCTATGGTCGTACGCAGGGTCAACACCTGCCGGGCAGTCAGGGCAAAGTGCGCCGGCAGCGCTTGCCGCAGGAAAAATGGATTGTGCTCAAACCCGACGCCCACGAGGGCTACATCACCTGGGCTGAGTACCAGGAGAACCAAAAACAACTGGCCGAAAATCGTCAGTTGGCGCCCATGGCTGCCGCCGGACCGGCGCGGGAAGGGCGGCCTTGCCTGCACGGCATCGTCTTGTGCGCTCGCTGTGGCGCCCGCTGCACCTGCGTTACCGCAACAAGCCGATCTACGTCTGCGAGGCGCTCAGCCAAGCCCTGGCCCAGCCTCGCTGCCAACGTTTCGGCGTGA
- a CDS encoding recombinase zinc beta ribbon domain-containing protein: protein MWKPPTDTAIYEIVRNPAYAGAFVYGRRRHTPGQPPAVRGRRPQEEWIAIVCDVYPAYITWAQYEANQAQLVRNGQRTGGADPRAVGATREGPGLLQGLAVCGHCGYHRQVMYKEGYHHYPCQNMRRRYGVAACPTIHGPKVDAAVAQAFFAALRPANLDVLAEVLAAQRTEQEPS from the coding sequence GTGTGGAAGCCACCAACAGACACGGCGATCTACGAGATCGTGCGCAATCCGGCCTATGCAGGTGCGTTTGTGTATGGGCGAAGGCGCCACACGCCGGGGCAACCGCCAGCCGTGCGGGGGCGTCGGCCGCAAGAGGAATGGATCGCCATTGTGTGCGACGTCTACCCGGCCTACATTACGTGGGCGCAGTACGAAGCGAACCAGGCGCAGTTGGTCCGGAATGGACAGCGCACCGGCGGTGCAGATCCACGCGCAGTGGGCGCAACACGGGAAGGGCCTGGTTTGCTGCAAGGACTGGCGGTGTGCGGACACTGCGGCTACCATCGTCAAGTGATGTACAAAGAAGGTTATCACCACTACCCGTGCCAGAACATGCGGCGCCGGTACGGCGTGGCGGCCTGTCCCACGATTCACGGGCCCAAGGTGGACGCGGCGGTCGCACAAGCCTTCTTTGCGGCCCTGCGCCCGGCCAACCTCGACGTACTGGCAGAGGTATTAGCGGCACAGCGCACAGAACAGGAACCGTCTTGA